A genomic window from Sulfurospirillum diekertiae includes:
- the hypB gene encoding hydrogenase nickel incorporation protein HypB has translation MCKDCGCSITPTQWSAAHAHEHDHDGHTHSHSHDHDHHEHKNHDEIHANPQLNDKKTIAVITKILDANDTQASHNRAHFEEHGVLAINLMSSPGSGKTTLLEATIDTKEIKLAVIEGDLETNQDADRITAKGALAHQITTGQACHLDAFMVHEGLHHLPIDGLDVVFIENVGNLVCPASYDVGSHLNVVLLSVPEGDDKPAKYPVMFRSADLFLITKCDLLPYFDFNVEKAIREARKLNPKVDVIEIDSKSGKGIDQWINYLKMKKALR, from the coding sequence ATGTGTAAAGATTGCGGTTGTTCAATTACTCCTACTCAATGGTCAGCAGCACATGCGCACGAACACGATCATGATGGTCACACGCATAGTCATTCGCATGATCATGATCACCATGAGCACAAAAATCATGATGAAATTCATGCCAATCCTCAATTAAATGACAAAAAAACCATTGCTGTCATTACGAAGATTTTGGATGCGAACGACACACAAGCATCGCACAATAGAGCGCATTTTGAAGAGCATGGTGTTTTGGCGATCAATCTAATGAGCAGTCCCGGCAGTGGAAAAACAACACTTTTGGAAGCAACGATTGATACAAAAGAGATCAAACTAGCAGTTATAGAAGGCGATCTTGAGACCAATCAAGATGCCGATCGTATCACTGCAAAGGGGGCATTGGCTCATCAAATCACCACAGGTCAAGCGTGTCATTTGGATGCGTTTATGGTGCACGAAGGGCTTCATCATTTACCGATTGATGGGCTTGATGTTGTGTTTATCGAAAACGTGGGCAATTTGGTGTGTCCTGCTAGTTACGATGTCGGAAGTCACCTTAATGTCGTACTTCTTTCCGTTCCAGAAGGCGATGATAAACCAGCTAAATACCCAGTGATGTTTCGAAGTGCCGATCTGTTCTTAATCACAAAGTGCGATCTGTTGCCATATTTTGATTTTAATGTTGAAAAAGCAATTCGTGAGGCTCGAAAGCTCAATCCAAAAGTCGATGTCATCGAGATAGACAGTAAGTCTGGTAAAGGGATTGATCAGTGGATCAATTACTTAAAAATGAAAAAAGCATTGAGGTAA
- a CDS encoding HypC/HybG/HupF family hydrogenase formation chaperone, which yields MCLSIPSKVIEIDENNYATVDTMGVKRKVTLDLISEPVNIGDYVLIHVGFAMNKISKEHAEDSIAAYNEIAEAMRDGEISDEEGNSNYV from the coding sequence ATGTGTTTATCTATACCTTCTAAAGTCATCGAAATTGATGAAAATAATTATGCAACCGTCGATACCATGGGTGTTAAGCGTAAGGTAACGCTTGATTTGATCAGTGAGCCTGTTAATATTGGTGATTATGTCCTTATTCACGTAGGATTTGCCATGAATAAGATCAGTAAAGAACACGCCGAAGATAGCATTGCGGCTTATAATGAGATCGCTGAAGCGATGCGCGATGGTGAGATCAGTGATGAAGAAGGAAACAGTAATTATGTTTGA
- the hypD gene encoding hydrogenase formation protein HypD, which yields MDLIEGFRDPEHMKALAALIKKECKSKINIMEVCGGHTHTIMKFGLSQILPDLIEFVHGPGCPVCIMPKERIDHAIALASMPNTILATLGDMIRVPGSKTSLQKLRAEGKDIRSLYSPLDVIKIAQENPDKNVVFFAIGFETTTPMSAVLMQQAIAHKLTNVFFHINHVTVPEAVEAIMGDGNALIDAFLGPSHVSVITGYKIYEPIAEKYHTPIVVAGFEPTDVMESVLRIVRQVNEGTSVVDNEYARAVSREGNLKAQELINTYFEKRDHFRWRGIGDIPKSALKLKAEYAAFDAEIVFDAVLPKTELNDHKMCICGDILKGRAKPFDCKVFGKACTPTNPMGSCMVSSEGACSAYFKYGKLNLKGVRA from the coding sequence GTGGATCTCATTGAGGGATTTCGCGACCCTGAGCATATGAAAGCCTTGGCGGCACTCATTAAAAAAGAGTGCAAATCCAAAATCAATATTATGGAAGTGTGTGGCGGTCATACACATACGATTATGAAGTTTGGACTTTCTCAAATTTTACCTGATTTGATCGAATTTGTACATGGCCCTGGATGTCCAGTGTGCATTATGCCTAAAGAGCGGATTGATCATGCCATAGCATTAGCAAGTATGCCCAATACCATTTTAGCCACGCTTGGCGATATGATACGCGTCCCAGGCAGTAAAACCTCTTTACAAAAACTTCGCGCCGAGGGTAAAGATATACGTTCACTTTATTCGCCGTTGGATGTCATTAAAATTGCGCAGGAAAATCCTGATAAAAACGTGGTTTTTTTCGCCATTGGTTTTGAAACCACAACGCCGATGAGTGCGGTTTTGATGCAACAAGCCATCGCCCATAAACTGACCAATGTCTTTTTTCACATCAACCATGTCACCGTGCCTGAAGCCGTAGAGGCGATTATGGGAGATGGAAATGCCCTTATTGATGCGTTTCTTGGACCTTCGCATGTGAGTGTCATCACAGGGTATAAAATCTATGAGCCGATCGCTGAAAAATACCACACGCCAATCGTAGTTGCAGGGTTTGAACCCACCGATGTGATGGAGTCGGTTTTGCGCATTGTGCGCCAAGTGAATGAGGGCACAAGTGTTGTTGACAATGAATATGCCAGAGCCGTTTCACGCGAAGGCAATCTCAAAGCGCAAGAGCTTATCAATACTTATTTTGAAAAACGTGATCACTTTAGATGGCGTGGTATTGGTGATATCCCCAAAAGTGCGTTGAAGCTTAAAGCAGAATATGCTGCTTTTGACGCTGAGATTGTGTTTGATGCAGTGTTGCCTAAAACAGAACTTAATGACCATAAAATGTGCATTTGCGGTGATATTCTCAAAGGTAGAGCTAAACCGTTTGACTGTAAGGTCTTTGGTAAAGCCTGTACCCCAACGAATCCAATGGGTTCATGCATGGTTTCGAGTGAAGGGGCGTGTTCGGCGTACTTTAAATATGGAAAATTAAACCTCAAAGGAGTAAGGGCGTGA
- the hypE gene encoding hydrogenase expression/formation protein HypE → MSKKILLSHGGGGEETQNLIKELFFKHFDNEILLRMEDAASLVMNDHKIAFTTDSFVVSPLFFKGGNIGKLAIAGTVNDLSMMGAKPRYMTCSFMIEEGFLYSHLEEIVITMRDEMAKSGVKIVAGDTKVVPKGGVDGLFINTAGIGEIMYENISAHNLEEGDCIIVSNEIGNHGACILATREEIELESDLQTDCASLWKPVEALIDAGVKIHALRDATRGGLSAVLNEWAETSKVCIEVDEAKIPVAQEVKGVCELLGFEPYEFANEGTMVICLPQSEAVKALEILKKFPETAKCAVIGKVSNTFTCKVVLHTPWGSERFLEPPKGELLPRIC, encoded by the coding sequence GTGAGCAAAAAGATACTTCTCTCTCACGGAGGTGGCGGTGAAGAGACCCAAAACCTTATTAAAGAGCTATTTTTTAAACATTTTGATAACGAAATTTTATTGCGTATGGAAGATGCTGCAAGCCTTGTGATGAATGACCATAAAATTGCATTTACAACTGACTCTTTTGTTGTTTCACCGCTTTTTTTTAAGGGTGGAAATATTGGTAAGCTTGCGATTGCGGGAACGGTGAATGATCTTTCGATGATGGGGGCAAAGCCTCGTTATATGACCTGTTCTTTTATGATTGAAGAGGGGTTTTTATATTCTCACCTTGAAGAGATTGTTATCACGATGCGTGATGAGATGGCAAAAAGCGGTGTTAAAATTGTTGCTGGTGATACCAAAGTAGTACCAAAAGGTGGGGTTGATGGACTTTTCATTAACACAGCTGGTATTGGTGAGATCATGTATGAAAATATTTCTGCCCATAACTTAGAAGAGGGTGATTGTATCATCGTTTCTAATGAAATTGGCAATCACGGTGCCTGTATCTTAGCAACCCGCGAAGAGATAGAGCTGGAGAGTGATCTTCAAACCGATTGTGCAAGTTTATGGAAACCTGTTGAAGCGCTTATTGATGCAGGTGTGAAGATTCATGCGCTCAGGGATGCGACGAGAGGAGGGCTCAGTGCGGTTTTGAATGAATGGGCTGAAACTTCAAAGGTGTGCATCGAAGTCGATGAGGCAAAAATTCCTGTGGCGCAAGAGGTCAAAGGTGTTTGTGAGCTTCTCGGTTTTGAACCGTATGAATTTGCCAATGAAGGAACCATGGTGATTTGTTTGCCTCAAAGTGAAGCAGTAAAAGCACTTGAGATCCTCAAAAAGTTCCCTGAAACAGCAAAATGTGCCGTGATAGGAAAGGTGAGCAACACCTTTACATGTAAAGTTGTTTTACATACGCCTTGGGGGTCAGAGCGCTTTTTAGAACCACCTAAAGGTGAGTTACTTCCGAGGATTTGCTAA
- the hypA gene encoding hydrogenase maturation nickel metallochaperone HypA produces the protein MHEFSIVNALLEMCEKNAKEHNATKITKVEIKIGKLSGVEPYLLQTAFDTFKEETICAEAEFIVHLQEIVIHCENCHNEVTLTHNEFVCPTCNSTDLRVIDGEEMYLMHLEME, from the coding sequence ATGCATGAGTTTTCCATCGTTAACGCCCTTTTAGAGATGTGCGAAAAAAACGCAAAAGAGCATAATGCGACAAAAATCACTAAAGTTGAAATTAAAATAGGAAAACTCAGTGGTGTTGAACCCTATTTATTGCAAACGGCATTTGATACCTTTAAAGAAGAGACCATTTGTGCTGAGGCAGAATTTATCGTTCATCTGCAAGAAATTGTCATTCATTGTGAGAATTGTCACAATGAAGTAACGCTCACACACAATGAATTTGTTTGCCCTACTTGTAACAGCACTGATTTACGCGTCATCGATGGAGAAGAGATGTACCTCATGCATCTTGAAATGGAGTAA
- a CDS encoding GNAT family N-acetyltransferase: MLNELRHATLEDLPEIIKIYNEAIKDGISTADSKTVSVEDKIEWFKAHDALHPILVKEYHGRIIAWISLQPFYANLLAYAHSARINIYIDKNFQGKKLGQQFLCEAIEQAKSYEIKTLLALIFSENTPSLKLFKKLGFKEWGNLNRIATIEGMDKDLLILGHRIQE, from the coding sequence ATGCTAAATGAGTTACGACATGCAACCCTTGAAGATTTGCCTGAGATCATTAAGATCTATAACGAGGCAATCAAAGATGGTATTTCTACTGCGGATAGCAAAACGGTGAGCGTAGAAGACAAGATAGAGTGGTTTAAGGCTCACGATGCCTTACACCCAATCTTAGTTAAAGAGTATCATGGTCGTATTATTGCGTGGATCAGTTTACAACCTTTTTATGCCAACTTGTTGGCTTATGCACACAGTGCTCGCATCAATATCTATATTGATAAAAATTTTCAAGGTAAAAAGCTTGGACAACAATTTTTATGTGAAGCGATTGAACAAGCTAAAAGCTATGAAATTAAAACACTTTTAGCGCTTATTTTTTCTGAAAATACACCTAGTTTGAAGCTTTTCAAAAAATTAGGGTTTAAAGAATGGGGTAATCTCAATCGTATCGCTACGATTGAAGGAATGGATAAAGACCTTTTAATACTTGGACATCGTATTCAAGAATAG
- a CDS encoding HAD family hydrolase, producing MKKEVSIIFDMDGTLIDSSAAMTHSVNYVRNTLGLAPIAKEYLEYYINQPDQHLPKIFYNTDEYDPAHRALFKEHYMHFSPSMISLYPDVEELLHVLSEKAYLSIATNASDFFARHMLQELNIIDYFSSIVGANNVAEPKPSPLMVYHLMEELGSAPSKTILVGDSIKDELAASNAGIRFIFALWGYGTSETAKLRAHTIHDLLKLLNTFI from the coding sequence ATGAAAAAAGAAGTTTCGATTATCTTTGATATGGATGGTACTTTGATTGACTCTAGTGCCGCAATGACCCACAGTGTCAATTATGTGCGTAATACGCTAGGGCTTGCTCCTATTGCCAAAGAGTATTTGGAGTATTATATTAACCAACCTGATCAGCATCTACCAAAGATTTTTTACAATACAGATGAATACGATCCCGCACATCGCGCTTTGTTCAAAGAACATTACATGCACTTTTCACCCAGTATGATTTCACTCTATCCTGATGTCGAAGAGCTATTGCATGTTCTGAGTGAAAAAGCCTACTTGAGTATTGCTACGAATGCAAGTGATTTTTTTGCACGCCATATGCTTCAAGAACTCAACATCATTGATTATTTTTCGAGTATTGTGGGTGCCAATAATGTGGCTGAGCCAAAACCAAGTCCATTGATGGTGTACCATTTGATGGAGGAGTTAGGAAGTGCCCCTTCCAAGACTATTTTAGTGGGGGACAGCATCAAAGACGAACTTGCTGCCTCAAATGCTGGAATTCGTTTTATTTTTGCGCTATGGGGTTATGGTACAAGCGAAACAGCAAAGCTTCGTGCTCATACTATTCATGACCTTTTAAAACTTCTTAACACGTTTATTTAA
- a CDS encoding YhdP family protein — MIIKATSHTIRNIWILLLFIVLSVVALIGTLVNGISIDNLTLPTLKIDQLYIKLDKKLIVNIQTLEIKKQTQNTTSLDESAEIIKNFPYLDQFFSQIIIDNLIYENEKIKLRYEQNTFILDSQHLSVNLIITPVAKWSLEIEIQEAYLKDLALHVKGTTKIDLKKKQYSFEGDFETFGLQGTAILDLKDKLLTYHLQSEPFNNKNLKDLMDFIVSQVELDQIAKDWIDKNIVGQEYILHFFEGQFNIETLDYFPQSMHGSATVKDAVVSFEPSVPAAHVKEIGIEFKNDKLLFDIKEPTYEQKVIDKADVYIYNLIAKGTGIVVDLTATSKLDAPIHKILHAFKIDVPITQTSGKTDAHVRLDIKFLPYDINATGTFKLSPSNFILSGVPMSTKAGEVKLDNFTITLDHTNMRYKNLFDINATGIFDAKKSRYDGSIDINSLFLDFSGTTLLSFANLLNQKASIVIENNTTQMLLPDLDTTIMFEKDNNQFIINDLSKLADHSPFMQSGSLNQGSVLLKTKDFENFDAKINLHNVSTPLLENREPIRDYEIALQTNTKTLDASTTNNKLSLHFDKDLTLHVKDLNISLPHGDDPLNIPIKTTVFGENSSLIDTDNNRTVLSERYTMTLYKDRVHLNSKRGKSSFEYEEQKGSFGIQATAMDADAANALLNKPYFHQGDFSLTIEGKDSNTMKGTLIMHKTFIKDLKFFNNLMATINAIPSLLVFNDPNFNSEGYFVDNGYIEYNQTKEALHVKELQLRGSNADIVGAGTVDLNTSSLDLQLQIKTLKSFSSAIDMIPLVGGIILGEDKRIATNVNVTGQTTDPKIETHLIMDTIKTPVHILQRTLELPLELFK; from the coding sequence ATGATTATTAAAGCAACATCACATACTATTAGGAATATTTGGATACTTTTACTATTCATAGTTCTTTCTGTCGTAGCATTAATTGGGACCTTAGTAAATGGCATTTCGATCGATAATCTAACATTACCAACGTTAAAAATTGATCAATTATATATTAAACTAGATAAAAAATTGATTGTGAATATCCAAACGCTTGAAATCAAGAAACAAACGCAAAATACGACATCCTTGGATGAGAGTGCTGAAATTATTAAAAATTTCCCGTACCTTGATCAATTTTTTAGTCAAATCATCATCGATAATTTGATCTATGAGAACGAAAAAATTAAACTACGCTACGAACAAAATACGTTTATTCTTGATAGTCAACATCTGAGTGTCAATCTTATTATTACGCCTGTTGCAAAGTGGAGCTTGGAAATTGAAATTCAAGAAGCATATCTGAAAGATTTGGCTTTACATGTAAAGGGAACCACCAAGATAGATCTTAAAAAGAAACAGTACTCTTTTGAAGGAGATTTTGAGACATTTGGACTTCAAGGTACTGCAATTCTCGATCTTAAAGATAAGCTTCTAACCTATCATTTACAAAGTGAACCCTTTAACAATAAAAATCTCAAAGATCTTATGGATTTTATTGTATCACAGGTTGAACTTGATCAGATTGCAAAAGACTGGATCGATAAAAACATTGTGGGGCAAGAGTATATTCTTCATTTTTTTGAAGGTCAATTCAATATTGAAACACTGGATTATTTTCCACAATCCATGCATGGAAGTGCAACGGTTAAAGATGCTGTCGTTAGCTTTGAACCAAGCGTTCCAGCAGCCCATGTCAAAGAGATTGGAATTGAATTTAAAAATGATAAACTTCTTTTTGACATTAAAGAACCAACTTATGAGCAAAAAGTCATTGATAAAGCAGACGTTTATATCTATAACCTCATTGCAAAAGGGACAGGTATAGTCGTTGATCTTACGGCTACATCGAAGCTTGATGCACCAATACATAAAATTTTACATGCTTTTAAAATTGATGTTCCTATCACTCAGACTTCTGGAAAAACAGATGCACATGTTAGACTTGATATTAAATTTCTTCCTTATGACATCAATGCAACAGGTACTTTCAAACTCTCTCCTAGCAACTTTATTTTAAGTGGCGTTCCCATGTCGACTAAAGCGGGAGAAGTCAAACTGGATAATTTTACTATTACACTTGATCATACCAATATGCGTTATAAAAACCTTTTTGATATTAATGCAACTGGTATTTTTGATGCAAAAAAGAGCCGCTATGATGGGTCTATTGATATTAATTCACTCTTCCTTGATTTTAGCGGTACAACACTGTTATCCTTTGCAAATCTTCTCAATCAAAAAGCCTCTATTGTCATTGAAAACAACACGACACAAATGCTTTTACCTGACCTTGATACGACGATTATGTTTGAAAAAGACAATAACCAATTCATTATCAATGATCTTTCTAAACTAGCAGACCATTCACCTTTTATGCAAAGTGGTTCGCTCAATCAAGGTTCAGTCCTTCTCAAAACAAAAGACTTTGAAAACTTTGATGCCAAAATCAATCTTCATAATGTTTCCACACCTCTTTTAGAAAACCGAGAGCCTATACGTGATTATGAAATTGCATTACAAACAAACACTAAAACACTGGATGCCAGCACAACAAACAATAAACTTTCACTTCATTTTGACAAAGATTTGACGTTACATGTAAAAGATCTTAATATCTCTCTACCCCATGGAGATGATCCTCTTAATATACCAATCAAGACTACTGTTTTTGGTGAAAACTCCTCCTTAATCGATACAGATAACAATAGAACCGTCTTGAGTGAGCGCTATACAATGACACTGTATAAAGATCGAGTTCATCTTAATTCAAAACGTGGCAAATCTTCTTTTGAATATGAGGAACAAAAAGGAAGCTTTGGTATCCAAGCGACGGCAATGGATGCGGATGCAGCTAATGCCCTTTTAAATAAACCTTATTTCCATCAAGGTGATTTTTCACTGACAATTGAAGGCAAAGATAGTAACACGATGAAAGGTACATTGATCATGCATAAAACATTTATCAAAGACCTTAAATTTTTCAATAATCTTATGGCTACGATCAATGCCATCCCTTCCCTACTTGTTTTTAATGATCCAAACTTTAATTCTGAAGGCTATTTTGTGGATAATGGTTATATAGAATATAATCAAACCAAAGAGGCATTACACGTTAAAGAGCTTCAACTTCGTGGATCGAATGCAGATATTGTAGGTGCAGGTACGGTCGATTTAAACACTAGCTCATTGGATCTTCAATTACAAATCAAGACACTTAAATCCTTTAGCTCTGCCATTGATATGATTCCTTTAGTGGGAGGTATTATATTGGGAGAAGATAAAAGAATTGCAACCAATGTCAATGTGACAGGACAAACAACAGATCCGAAGATTGAAACACATTTAATCATGGATACGATTAAAACACCTGTGCATATCCTCCAACGAACACTTGAATTGCCATTGGAGCTTTTTAAATAA
- the mltG gene encoding endolytic transglycosylase MltG: MVDKNFDLHDKVDKYLLYIIGKPQSGWVSINPSPLTRGDFLYKLSHAKAPLKVVTYIPGETKELLFVQIALAFDLSYEKLMQEYALATPYVEGFLVPDTYYIPVGINEKHLVHFLLANAKKYHKDVFEKIFGEFNEAKWQKFLIIASIIQKEAANAEEMPLISSVIYNRLKKDMKLQMDGTLNYGQYSHTKITPQRIREDTSPYNTYMYKGLPPNPVCSVSKEAIFAAIFPKQTNYLYFVKNKNNGTHTFSQTYEAHLENIKN; encoded by the coding sequence ATGGTCGATAAAAATTTTGACCTACATGATAAAGTGGATAAATATCTTCTGTATATTATTGGTAAACCCCAATCAGGGTGGGTGAGTATCAATCCTAGTCCCCTCACTCGGGGTGATTTTCTGTACAAACTTTCTCATGCTAAAGCGCCGTTAAAGGTTGTTACATACATTCCCGGTGAGACTAAGGAGCTTTTATTTGTACAAATTGCCCTTGCATTTGATCTCTCCTACGAAAAATTAATGCAAGAATATGCCCTTGCAACTCCTTATGTTGAGGGATTCCTTGTACCGGATACCTACTATATTCCTGTAGGTATTAATGAAAAACATCTGGTGCATTTTTTACTTGCCAATGCTAAAAAGTACCATAAAGATGTTTTCGAAAAGATCTTTGGTGAGTTTAATGAAGCAAAATGGCAAAAGTTTCTTATTATTGCTTCCATTATTCAAAAAGAGGCAGCCAATGCTGAAGAGATGCCTCTGATTTCATCGGTTATCTACAATCGTCTTAAAAAAGACATGAAGCTTCAAATGGATGGTACGCTAAACTATGGGCAATATTCTCATACAAAGATAACACCACAGCGTATTCGTGAAGATACTTCGCCGTATAATACTTATATGTATAAAGGTTTGCCACCTAATCCTGTGTGCAGTGTCAGTAAAGAGGCGATTTTCGCCGCTATTTTTCCAAAGCAGACGAATTATCTCTATTTTGTGAAAAATAAAAATAATGGTACACACACATTCTCACAGACTTATGAGGCACATTTGGAAAATATAAAAAATTAA
- a CDS encoding NADP-dependent isocitrate dehydrogenase, whose translation MVQPTSKIIYTKVDEAPALATYSLLPIIQAFTASSNIEIEIRDISLAGRILANFPENLTAAQKVNDDLTYLGKLANQPEANIIKLPNISASLPQLQAAIKELQEKGYNVPNYPENPSSEAEKEIKARYAKVLGSAVNPVLREGNSDRRAPLCVKEYARKNPHRMGKWTSDSASHVSYMTEGDFYGNEKSVTVPEAMTVRIELLGKDGKTTVLKEKLALLKDEIIDGTYMSNKKLSAFFEAQMDEAKKSGILLSLHLKATMMKVSDPIMFGYAVKAFFKDVFEKYVTLFKEIGVNANNGLGDLYTKIATLPEAQKAAIEADIMNTYTKRPKLAMVNSEKGITNLHVPSDVIIDASMPACIRESGKMWGEDGALHDTKALIPDRCYARIYEETMNFCKKNGALDPKTMGSVPNVGLMAQKAEEYGSHDKTFQCEADGVVRIVDTANGNVLMEHSVEKGDIYRACQAKDAPIRDWVKLAINRSRLSKTPAIFWLDPVRAHDREMIKKVEKYLKEYDLKDLDIKIMTPEEAINVSLARIVKGLDTIAVTGNVLRDYLTDLFPILEVGTSAKMLSIVPLMSGGGLFETGAGGSAPKHVQQFIEEDHLRWDSLGEFMALTASLEHLDNVVGNKKASILAKTLDAATGKFLDNNKSPSSKVGELDNRGSHFYLAMYWAEALAAQNDDKELAAQFKPLAETFKANEQKIIHELNAVQGKPVDMGGYYIPNFEKTSQAMRPSATLNKALGELKA comes from the coding sequence ATGGTTCAACCAACAAGTAAAATCATCTATACGAAAGTCGATGAGGCTCCCGCTCTTGCGACGTACTCTTTATTGCCGATTATTCAGGCATTTACTGCAAGTTCTAACATTGAGATCGAAATCCGAGATATCTCATTGGCCGGTCGTATTTTGGCAAATTTTCCTGAAAACCTAACGGCAGCGCAAAAGGTTAATGACGATTTAACGTATTTAGGCAAGCTTGCTAATCAGCCAGAAGCCAATATTATTAAACTGCCAAATATTAGTGCCTCTTTACCACAACTTCAAGCAGCCATTAAAGAGCTTCAAGAGAAAGGTTATAATGTTCCTAATTACCCAGAAAATCCTTCCAGTGAAGCTGAAAAAGAGATCAAAGCACGTTATGCCAAAGTTCTTGGAAGTGCAGTAAATCCTGTCCTTCGTGAAGGAAACTCAGACAGACGTGCTCCATTATGTGTCAAAGAGTATGCCCGTAAAAATCCACATCGTATGGGAAAATGGACCAGTGACTCTGCTTCTCATGTTTCGTATATGACTGAGGGTGACTTTTATGGCAATGAAAAGTCAGTGACGGTACCAGAAGCAATGACTGTGCGCATTGAGCTTTTAGGGAAAGATGGCAAAACAACCGTCTTAAAAGAAAAACTCGCTCTTTTAAAAGATGAAATCATTGATGGAACGTATATGAGCAATAAAAAGCTCTCAGCATTTTTTGAAGCACAGATGGACGAAGCTAAAAAAAGTGGCATCCTTCTCTCGTTACATCTTAAAGCTACCATGATGAAAGTCAGTGATCCGATTATGTTTGGCTATGCAGTGAAAGCGTTTTTTAAAGATGTTTTTGAAAAATATGTCACACTTTTCAAAGAGATTGGTGTCAATGCCAACAATGGTCTAGGTGATCTCTATACCAAAATTGCTACGCTTCCAGAAGCTCAAAAAGCGGCGATTGAAGCAGATATTATGAATACCTATACCAAACGTCCTAAACTTGCAATGGTTAATTCTGAGAAAGGCATTACCAATTTACATGTACCAAGCGATGTGATCATTGATGCATCTATGCCAGCATGTATTCGCGAGTCTGGCAAAATGTGGGGCGAAGATGGAGCTTTACACGATACCAAAGCACTCATTCCTGATCGCTGCTATGCACGCATATATGAAGAAACCATGAATTTTTGCAAGAAAAATGGTGCACTTGACCCTAAAACAATGGGTTCAGTTCCTAATGTTGGCTTAATGGCACAAAAAGCAGAAGAGTATGGCTCTCACGATAAAACGTTTCAATGCGAAGCTGATGGTGTTGTTCGTATTGTAGATACCGCTAATGGAAATGTGTTGATGGAACACAGTGTTGAAAAAGGTGATATTTACCGTGCATGCCAAGCAAAAGATGCACCGATTCGTGATTGGGTAAAACTGGCTATCAATCGTTCACGACTCAGTAAAACACCCGCTATTTTCTGGCTCGATCCCGTTCGTGCACATGATAGAGAGATGATTAAAAAAGTTGAAAAATACCTCAAAGAATACGATCTTAAAGATCTTGACATTAAAATTATGACACCAGAAGAGGCAATTAATGTTTCCCTTGCACGTATTGTAAAAGGGTTAGACACAATTGCAGTGACAGGTAACGTTTTACGCGATTATCTCACCGATCTTTTCCCTATCTTAGAAGTAGGAACATCGGCTAAAATGCTCTCTATTGTTCCTCTCATGAGTGGCGGTGGCTTATTTGAAACGGGTGCTGGTGGTTCGGCTCCTAAACACGTGCAACAATTTATCGAAGAAGATCATTTGCGTTGGGATTCACTCGGTGAATTTATGGCATTAACCGCTTCACTTGAACACCTTGATAACGTTGTTGGCAATAAAAAAGCTTCTATTTTGGCAAAAACACTCGATGCTGCCACTGGTAAGTTTTTAGATAACAACAAATCACCATCGTCAAAAGTAGGTGAGTTAGACAATCGTGGTAGCCATTTTTATTTAGCAATGTATTGGGCAGAAGCATTGGCTGCGCAAAATGATGATAAAGAGCTTGCAGCGCAGTTTAAACCACTCGCTGAGACATTCAAAGCCAATGAGCAAAAAATTATTCATGAGCTCAATGCTGTCCAAGGTAAGCCTGTTGATATGGGTGGATACTATATCCCGAATTTTGAAAAAACGAGCCAAGCGATGCGTCCTAGTGCAACGTTAAATAAAGCTTTGGGTGAGCTCAAAGCGTAA